In Mycobacterium sp. 050128, one genomic interval encodes:
- a CDS encoding HAMP domain-containing sensor histidine kinase: MKFLSRILARTPSLRTRVVLATAIGAAIPVLIVGAVVWVGISNDRKERLDRRLDEAAGFAIPFLPRGLDEIPRSPNDRDAIMTIRRGSLVKSNSDVTLPRLDVDYADTYVDGVRYRVRTVEIPGPEPTSLAVGATYDATLAETNNLHRRVLLICGFAIFASTVFAWLLASFAVRPFKQLAQQTRLIDAGDEAPRVEVHGATEAVEVADAMRGMLQRIWDEQNRTKEALSSARDFAAVSSHELRTPLTAMRTNLEVLSTLDMPDDQRNEVLRDVIRTQSRIEATLTALERLAQGELSTSDDHVPVDITELLDRAAHDASRVYPDLDVSLVPSPTCIIVGMPAGLRLAVDNAIANAVKHGGATRVQLSAVSSRAGVEIAVDDNGSGVPEGERQVVFERFSRGSTASHSGSGLGLALVAQQAHLHGGTASLQDSPLGGARLLLRLPAPS, translated from the coding sequence ATGAAATTCCTGTCGCGGATCTTGGCCCGTACGCCCTCGCTGCGGACCCGGGTGGTGCTCGCGACGGCCATCGGTGCCGCGATTCCGGTGCTGATCGTCGGCGCCGTCGTCTGGGTCGGCATCAGCAACGACCGTAAGGAGCGGCTGGACCGCCGGCTCGACGAGGCCGCCGGTTTCGCGATCCCATTCCTGCCACGCGGCCTGGACGAGATTCCGCGCTCGCCCAACGACCGTGACGCGATCATGACGATCCGGCGCGGCAGCCTGGTGAAGTCGAATTCCGACGTGACGCTGCCCAGGCTGGACGTCGACTATGCCGATACGTACGTGGACGGTGTGCGCTACCGGGTTCGCACGGTGGAGATCCCGGGGCCGGAGCCGACCTCGCTGGCCGTCGGCGCGACGTATGACGCCACCCTCGCCGAGACCAACAATCTGCACCGCAGGGTGCTGCTCATCTGTGGCTTTGCCATCTTCGCGTCGACGGTGTTCGCTTGGCTGCTGGCCTCTTTCGCGGTGCGACCGTTCAAACAGCTTGCACAGCAAACCCGATTGATCGATGCGGGCGACGAGGCACCCCGGGTCGAAGTGCACGGCGCCACCGAGGCCGTCGAGGTCGCCGATGCCATGCGCGGGATGCTGCAACGCATCTGGGACGAACAGAACCGAACCAAGGAGGCACTCTCGTCGGCGCGCGATTTCGCTGCCGTGTCCTCCCACGAACTCCGCACTCCCCTGACCGCGATGCGCACCAACCTCGAGGTGCTCTCGACCCTCGATATGCCCGACGACCAGCGCAACGAGGTGCTCCGCGACGTCATCCGGACCCAGTCCCGCATCGAGGCGACGCTGACCGCGCTGGAGCGGTTGGCGCAGGGCGAACTGTCCACCTCTGACGACCACGTGCCGGTCGACATCACCGAACTGCTGGACCGCGCCGCCCACGACGCGAGCAGGGTCTACCCCGACCTGGATGTCTCGTTGGTGCCCTCGCCGACCTGCATCATCGTGGGGATGCCGGCCGGGTTGCGCCTCGCGGTCGACAACGCGATCGCCAACGCCGTCAAACACGGCGGCGCCACCCGGGTCCAGCTGTCGGCGGTCAGTTCGCGCGCCGGAGTGGAAATCGCCGTCGACGACAACGGCAGTGGCGTGCCCGAAGGCGAGCGCCAGGTGGTGTTCGAGCGCTTCTCACGTGGGTCCACGGCATCGCACTCGGGCTCCGGTCTGGGGTTGGCCCTGGTGGCCCAGCAAGCCCATTTGCACGGCGGGACGGCGTCGCTGCAAGACAGCCCGCTGGGCGGTGCGCGGCTGCTGCTGCGCCTGCCCGCCCCGAGTTAA
- a CDS encoding DUF2630 family protein, producing MGSKPTDSETLAHIRNLVAEEKSLRAQVQHRDISESEEHERLRRVEVELDQCWDLLRQRRALRETGGDPREAAVRPGDQVEGYLG from the coding sequence ATGGGCAGTAAACCGACCGACAGCGAAACCCTGGCGCACATCCGCAACCTGGTCGCGGAGGAGAAAAGCCTGAGGGCACAAGTGCAGCACCGCGACATCAGCGAGTCCGAGGAGCATGAACGGCTCCGGCGGGTCGAGGTCGAACTCGACCAGTGCTGGGATCTGCTACGTCAGCGGCGCGCGCTGCGCGAAACCGGTGGTGATCCGCGTGAGGCCGCGGTGCGCCCCGGCGACCAGGTCGAGGGCTACCTGGGCTAG
- the arfC gene encoding channel accessory protein ArfC, sunset domain variant yields MTHLNWWLFGVSFAMGLVLTFAFLGRPVKREVALDVPVDHPVIPDPPTTKIPVAQRESPTRKIAVPPPAPYGPGSAPAGPGGRGPAGWLVKARTDTRLYYTPDTADYDPAIAQVWFCDEQSALRAGFTPWHNNSGT; encoded by the coding sequence ATGACCCATCTGAACTGGTGGCTCTTCGGCGTGTCGTTCGCAATGGGATTGGTGTTGACGTTTGCGTTTTTGGGCAGGCCCGTCAAACGTGAAGTGGCACTTGATGTCCCGGTCGATCACCCGGTGATACCCGACCCTCCGACGACGAAGATTCCCGTCGCGCAACGGGAGTCGCCGACCAGGAAGATCGCGGTGCCGCCGCCCGCCCCGTACGGGCCCGGCTCCGCGCCGGCCGGCCCCGGCGGCCGTGGACCGGCCGGATGGTTGGTCAAGGCGCGCACCGATACCCGGCTTTACTACACCCCCGACACCGCCGATTACGACCCCGCGATCGCGCAGGTGTGGTTCTGCGACGAGCAGTCGGCCTTGAGGGCGGGATTTACGCCGTGGCACAACAACTCCGGCACGTGA